One Turneriella parva DSM 21527 genomic region harbors:
- a CDS encoding sterol desaturase family protein — protein MQTTAKKSIKEAMATSETIRMFKWDWMERLSHVHPATPFVVYIPVVVVAMYYAFMQGNLEPLMILAYFGLGIFIWTLTEYLLHRFFFHIPQTNRVFKAIYFYSHGIHHDAPNDATRLVMPPSASIPLAILFYFLFEAVGGTYYLPIFAGFITAYMAYDFIHFATHFFNFKSAWFRKIKENHMRHHFLTNKYNFGLSSPLWDYVFFTIFRGKASLDTDGKKPV, from the coding sequence ATGCAGACAACCGCGAAAAAATCGATTAAAGAAGCCATGGCAACCAGCGAAACGATTCGCATGTTCAAATGGGACTGGATGGAGCGCCTCTCGCATGTGCACCCTGCGACCCCGTTCGTCGTCTACATACCCGTTGTTGTCGTTGCCATGTACTACGCCTTCATGCAAGGTAATCTCGAACCCCTGATGATTCTGGCCTATTTCGGCCTCGGCATCTTCATCTGGACTCTCACCGAATATCTTTTACACCGCTTTTTCTTTCACATTCCACAGACGAACCGCGTCTTCAAGGCAATCTACTTCTATTCTCATGGTATTCACCATGACGCTCCCAACGATGCCACCCGCCTCGTGATGCCGCCGAGCGCGAGTATTCCGCTGGCGATCTTATTCTACTTTCTTTTCGAAGCCGTTGGGGGCACCTATTATCTGCCCATCTTTGCGGGTTTTATCACCGCGTATATGGCGTACGATTTCATTCACTTCGCCACCCACTTTTTCAACTTTAAATCCGCATGGTTTCGCAAAATCAAAGAAAACCACATGCGCCACCACTTTCTGACGAACAAGTACAACTTTGGCCTCAGCTCACCGCTGTGGGATTACGTGTTCTTCACCATCTTTCGCGGCAAGGCAAGCCTCGATACCGACGGCAAAAAGCCGGTTTAA
- the dnaE gene encoding DNA polymerase III subunit alpha has product MAENDFAHLHLHSTYSLLDGAIRPTDLVKKVKELGMKSVAVTDHGNMFGAIEFYEAAKKEGVKPIIGYEAYVAPGSRFEKRNQEDLVDGRAYHLILLAKNKAGYKNLTKLASKAYTEGLYYKPRIDYELLAQHSEGLVGLTACLAGEVNRLIYRQQMDKAKELSGRLNEIFGQGNFFLEIQNHGIPEQIEVARGAADISRALNIPLVLTNDSHFLTRNDQKAQEVMLRIQMNKKITDPLEFGFNDEFYVKSPAEMALLYPELPQAFTNTLEIAEMCNFDFEFGAPLLPDFKIPPGMSLGDFLVAETIAGLSRRFDGNVSAKHRERLQYELDVIKNMGFEGYFLIVADFINYAKRNGIPVGPGRGSAVGSLVAYSLGITDLDPLKYDLLFERFLNPSRKEMPDIDVDFCRDRREEVIRYVVDKYGEDHVSQIITFGTLSAKAVIKDVARVLGIDYQIINALSKNLPDTPGISLKDAVAATPEIKKYFDQGDKERQLYAIAQTLEGMPRNSGKHAAGVVIAPQPLDEIVPLAKDSKTDSIVTQYDMTLLPKVGLVKMDFLGLKNLTVIQTCVKEIERRHGVVLDMSRLPLDDTKTYQLLTQGKTRGIFQVESTGITKLLMQAKPKAFEDIVAIIALYRPGPLESGMTESYVKRKNGEMKLEYPHISLEPILRDTYGTFVYQEQIMLASQIIGGFTLAEADTLRKAMGKKNAEEMAKMKAKFVTGAKEKSFQEKWSTELFDNMAEFAKYGFNKSHSAAYGLITYQTAYLKTNYTIEFLKASMDADIGDTDKIIGYINHAKELGIEVLPPDVNESDVYFTILDDKRLRFGLLGIKGLGEAPAKAIVEARAALGGRFKTLADFAESLDTKTLNRRLLDALAFSGATDSLGYNRAAIVLSADEILKFASSAQLDKSSGQVSLFGGTEEEAARLQIQNTAEFSDEEKLLKEKQTLGLYLTSHPLDRFDEMASHMRLTKIADLDDGSSKDRRVSVLGVVDSLRTVTSKRGAFYLLKITDKTGQIEVRIFQNMFEQVKPFINENSCAIFDIRVQAFREEEVTTMNYSLAGVVPETKFSERVDKSLHLYLNVKTAADLEAMIGKVKTTLRKYSGNNPVYLYWREVEGGPLQSIKAHSSFCVKYDKALLKDVSQLLGEEKYALFKVGGVMEAAKAGVS; this is encoded by the coding sequence ATGGCTGAAAACGACTTCGCGCATTTGCATTTGCATTCAACGTATTCGTTGCTCGATGGCGCGATTCGCCCAACCGATTTAGTCAAAAAGGTCAAAGAGCTCGGTATGAAGTCGGTTGCCGTTACTGACCACGGCAATATGTTTGGTGCGATCGAATTTTACGAAGCCGCCAAAAAAGAGGGTGTGAAACCGATTATCGGCTACGAGGCATACGTTGCACCGGGTAGCCGCTTTGAAAAGCGCAACCAAGAAGACCTCGTCGACGGCCGCGCATACCACTTGATTCTGCTCGCGAAAAACAAAGCAGGATATAAAAACCTCACGAAGCTTGCATCGAAAGCGTACACCGAAGGCCTCTATTACAAACCCCGCATCGACTATGAATTGCTCGCGCAGCATTCAGAAGGTCTGGTCGGGTTAACTGCCTGCCTTGCCGGCGAAGTCAATCGCCTCATCTACCGCCAGCAGATGGATAAGGCGAAAGAGCTTTCGGGCCGCCTCAATGAAATCTTTGGGCAGGGTAACTTCTTTCTCGAGATTCAGAACCACGGTATACCCGAGCAGATCGAGGTTGCCAGGGGTGCAGCAGATATATCGCGGGCATTGAACATACCGCTCGTGCTCACGAATGACTCGCACTTTCTCACGCGCAATGACCAGAAGGCGCAAGAGGTAATGCTGCGCATTCAGATGAACAAGAAGATTACCGACCCACTCGAATTTGGTTTCAACGACGAGTTTTATGTCAAATCTCCGGCTGAAATGGCGCTGCTTTACCCCGAGCTGCCGCAGGCGTTCACCAACACGCTCGAAATCGCCGAGATGTGCAATTTTGATTTCGAGTTCGGGGCACCGCTTCTGCCAGATTTTAAGATTCCCCCCGGTATGTCGCTCGGCGATTTTCTTGTGGCTGAAACGATTGCAGGGCTTTCGCGCCGCTTCGACGGCAACGTCTCGGCGAAACACCGCGAACGACTGCAGTACGAGCTCGATGTCATCAAGAACATGGGCTTTGAGGGTTATTTTCTGATCGTCGCGGATTTCATAAACTACGCAAAGCGTAACGGTATTCCGGTTGGCCCGGGCCGTGGTTCTGCCGTCGGCTCGCTGGTGGCCTACTCGCTCGGCATCACCGATCTCGACCCCCTAAAGTACGACCTGCTGTTCGAGCGCTTTCTGAATCCGTCGCGCAAAGAGATGCCCGATATCGATGTCGACTTCTGCCGTGACCGCCGCGAAGAGGTGATACGCTACGTGGTCGATAAATATGGCGAAGACCATGTTTCGCAGATTATTACCTTCGGTACCCTCTCGGCCAAGGCCGTGATCAAAGACGTCGCGCGGGTGCTCGGCATCGACTACCAGATTATCAATGCGCTCTCAAAAAACCTGCCCGATACACCGGGCATTTCGCTCAAAGACGCAGTTGCAGCCACGCCCGAGATCAAGAAATACTTCGACCAAGGCGACAAAGAACGGCAGCTCTATGCCATCGCGCAAACGCTCGAGGGCATGCCACGCAACTCGGGTAAGCACGCAGCCGGCGTCGTGATCGCGCCGCAACCGCTCGATGAGATCGTGCCGCTCGCAAAAGATTCGAAGACCGATTCAATCGTTACCCAGTACGACATGACGCTCTTGCCGAAAGTCGGCCTTGTCAAGATGGACTTTCTCGGTTTGAAAAACCTCACAGTAATTCAAACTTGCGTCAAAGAGATTGAGCGCCGGCACGGCGTCGTTCTCGACATGTCGCGGCTACCGCTCGACGACACCAAAACCTACCAGCTGCTGACGCAGGGCAAAACCCGGGGCATCTTTCAGGTTGAAAGCACGGGTATCACGAAGCTCTTGATGCAGGCAAAGCCCAAGGCATTCGAAGATATCGTGGCGATTATCGCGCTCTACCGCCCAGGCCCGCTTGAGTCGGGCATGACCGAAAGTTACGTTAAGCGCAAGAACGGCGAGATGAAACTCGAGTATCCGCATATTTCGCTTGAACCGATTCTGCGCGACACGTATGGCACGTTTGTCTATCAAGAGCAGATTATGCTTGCGTCGCAGATTATCGGCGGCTTCACTCTCGCCGAAGCCGATACGCTCAGAAAAGCGATGGGCAAGAAGAACGCCGAAGAAATGGCGAAGATGAAGGCAAAGTTTGTTACCGGTGCGAAAGAGAAATCTTTTCAAGAGAAGTGGTCGACAGAACTTTTCGACAACATGGCCGAATTTGCGAAATACGGCTTTAACAAGTCTCACTCGGCCGCCTACGGATTAATCACCTACCAGACTGCATACCTCAAGACGAACTACACAATTGAATTCTTAAAGGCTTCGATGGATGCCGACATCGGCGACACCGACAAGATTATCGGCTACATCAACCACGCAAAAGAACTCGGCATCGAGGTTCTGCCCCCCGATGTCAATGAGTCAGACGTGTATTTCACGATTCTCGACGATAAGCGACTTCGTTTTGGTCTCTTGGGAATCAAGGGTCTCGGCGAAGCTCCGGCGAAGGCGATCGTCGAAGCGCGCGCAGCCCTGGGCGGCAGGTTCAAGACCCTCGCCGACTTTGCCGAATCGCTCGACACCAAAACGCTCAATCGCCGCCTGCTCGACGCGCTGGCCTTCTCGGGTGCAACCGATTCGCTGGGCTATAACCGCGCTGCGATCGTGCTTTCGGCCGATGAAATTCTGAAGTTCGCGTCATCGGCGCAGCTCGATAAATCATCAGGGCAGGTATCGCTTTTTGGCGGCACAGAAGAAGAGGCCGCGCGGCTGCAGATACAAAATACCGCCGAGTTCTCTGATGAAGAAAAGCTGCTTAAAGAAAAGCAAACTCTGGGCCTCTACCTTACCTCGCATCCGCTCGACCGGTTTGATGAGATGGCATCGCATATGCGCCTCACCAAAATCGCCGACCTCGACGACGGCTCGTCTAAAGATCGCCGGGTTTCGGTTTTGGGTGTGGTCGATTCGCTGCGAACTGTCACCTCTAAACGCGGTGCATTTTATCTGCTGAAAATTACCGACAAGACGGGCCAGATTGAAGTGCGTATTTTTCAGAATATGTTTGAGCAGGTCAAACCGTTCATCAATGAAAACAGTTGTGCCATCTTCGACATTCGCGTGCAGGCTTTTCGTGAAGAAGAAGTGACGACCATGAATTATTCGCTCGCGGGCGTGGTGCCCGAGACGAAGTTCAGCGAGCGGGTCGATAAGTCATTGCATCTCTACCTAAATGTCAAAACCGCCGCCGATCTCGAAGCCATGATTGGCAAGGTGAAAACAACACTGCGCAAATATTCCGGCAATAATCCGGTTTATCTATACTGGCGCGAGGTCGAGGGAGGCCCGTTGCAATCGATCAAGGCGCACTCGAGTTTTTGCGTGAAGTATGATAAGGCACTGTTAAAAGACGTCAGCCAGCTTCTGGGCGAAGAAAAGTATGCCCTCTTCAAAGTTGGCGGCGTCATGGAAGCTGCGAAAGCCGGCGTTTCTTAA
- a CDS encoding 7TM diverse intracellular signaling domain-containing protein yields MRKLIFLLFGLLFSASAIAASATELPTIDLNAGDAIRLHDYPWQFYWKKLLSPKDFESGAAKPDLIMQPVTIWNHQIIAAEELGSYGYATYRLRCRLNAHGKRVALRIPAPLTSYRVYVNGELLAEAGKVGESAEDYKPMRRSALIFFRAADDRLDLVIQVANFLVYKGGLRAGIEIGYASAMQAYGMRYLAIDLFCIGLIFAIMLYHLLLFVLTRKDWAIFVFALLALNYFLLAFLFGEQSISLFLPEVELSLHSRIASIIAYLLPPLVMEFTGRLYAGTIGARLRLIFWANAAIFVVLAVFLSPVYFMRYNVFYYGGVGGLTAIICMRSAIIAIRARRPGSRLLGTGLLFLFALTIYAVYLFATHTVAGSFLSMGFALFALFQSGSLAHAHAALESHNSDMHERLESSRKALESQRKQIEANLHDSLGGNLTDIKLGLEALVKDMRARGIKKDIQRLDHRVAGTIASLRTELLFLEDLQLAMDDFISGINLILLRRYQMAKRPVDIRISNKTREEGANIERRALLTNEVKLELCMMLQELCNNNLKYGAGSAVWQIEMNAAGLEISLTGKSKARKNHSGKGAETLRRRAEKTGATFEETSVSNSYKAAIRVKF; encoded by the coding sequence TTGAGAAAGCTGATTTTTCTTCTGTTCGGCCTGTTGTTTTCTGCATCGGCAATCGCGGCTTCGGCAACAGAACTGCCGACGATTGACCTGAATGCGGGTGATGCAATCAGGCTGCATGACTATCCGTGGCAGTTTTACTGGAAAAAATTGCTGTCGCCCAAAGATTTCGAAAGCGGCGCGGCAAAACCCGACCTCATCATGCAGCCCGTCACCATCTGGAACCACCAGATTATCGCCGCCGAAGAGTTGGGCTCTTATGGTTACGCCACCTACCGCCTGCGGTGCAGACTCAATGCACACGGCAAACGGGTGGCGCTCAGAATTCCCGCACCGCTCACGAGCTACCGGGTATATGTAAACGGCGAACTCCTGGCAGAAGCGGGCAAGGTCGGTGAAAGCGCCGAAGATTACAAGCCAATGCGGCGTTCGGCGTTGATATTTTTTCGCGCGGCAGACGACAGGCTCGATCTTGTCATTCAAGTCGCAAACTTTCTCGTCTACAAGGGCGGGTTACGGGCGGGTATCGAGATCGGCTACGCATCAGCGATGCAGGCATATGGTATGCGCTACCTCGCGATCGATCTCTTCTGCATCGGGCTCATCTTTGCGATTATGCTCTACCACTTGCTTCTTTTTGTGCTGACGCGAAAAGATTGGGCGATATTTGTATTTGCGCTGCTGGCTCTCAACTATTTCTTGCTTGCCTTCTTGTTCGGTGAGCAGTCGATTAGTCTGTTTTTGCCCGAAGTTGAACTCTCGCTGCATTCACGCATAGCCTCGATCATTGCATACCTCTTGCCACCGCTCGTCATGGAATTTACCGGGCGGCTTTATGCGGGCACTATCGGCGCGCGTCTGCGACTGATTTTCTGGGCGAACGCGGCGATATTCGTGGTGCTTGCAGTATTTTTATCCCCGGTATATTTTATGCGCTATAACGTATTTTATTACGGCGGCGTCGGCGGTCTGACCGCGATCATCTGTATGCGCAGCGCGATCATCGCCATACGCGCGCGTCGACCCGGTTCGAGATTACTCGGCACGGGGTTGCTCTTTCTCTTTGCGCTCACTATCTATGCGGTTTATCTCTTTGCGACGCATACGGTAGCCGGCAGTTTTCTCTCTATGGGATTCGCGCTCTTTGCGCTCTTTCAGTCGGGCTCGCTGGCTCACGCGCACGCCGCTCTCGAAAGCCACAACAGCGACATGCACGAACGGCTCGAGAGCAGCCGCAAAGCACTCGAGAGCCAACGAAAACAAATTGAGGCCAATCTTCACGACAGCCTCGGCGGCAACCTGACGGACATCAAGCTGGGGCTTGAGGCGCTGGTGAAAGATATGCGCGCGCGGGGGATTAAAAAAGACATTCAGCGGCTCGACCACCGCGTGGCGGGTACCATTGCTTCGCTGCGCACCGAACTCTTGTTTCTCGAAGACCTTCAGCTGGCTATGGACGACTTTATTTCAGGCATCAACCTGATATTGCTGCGCCGTTACCAGATGGCGAAACGACCGGTCGATATTCGTATCTCGAACAAGACCCGCGAAGAAGGGGCGAATATAGAGCGCAGGGCACTACTCACTAATGAAGTGAAGCTCGAACTTTGTATGATGCTGCAAGAGCTCTGCAACAATAACCTTAAATATGGCGCCGGCAGCGCTGTCTGGCAAATTGAGATGAATGCCGCCGGTCTCGAAATCTCGCTCACCGGAAAATCAAAAGCCCGCAAGAACCACAGCGGCAAAGGCGCTGAAACACTTCGCAGACGTGCTGAAAAAACCGGCGCCACATTCGAAGAGACTTCGGTCTCGAATAGCTACAAAGCGGCGATACGGGTAAAATTTTAA
- a CDS encoding response regulator transcription factor, with protein MHIGIVENDSEFRDNLLFTLKKLLPAAKIDWWQSAEGLLKEDSDKLPEILLLDVMLPGMTGIDLTRELTRGGYAGKIVILTNMNSDSLILEAIENGAVGYVLKSDRRELKSIIETVLAGGAILTPTIALRVMTALKSQRHESPDFGLSERLQQVLDLMVAGKTIPQVAKALRLSATTVHGYVKDIYKKLNVHNRAELVGRVHNRG; from the coding sequence ATGCATATTGGCATCGTCGAAAACGACTCTGAATTCAGAGACAACCTGCTCTTTACCCTGAAAAAACTTCTGCCAGCGGCAAAGATCGACTGGTGGCAAAGCGCCGAGGGGCTGCTTAAAGAAGACAGCGATAAACTGCCCGAGATTCTGCTGCTCGACGTGATGCTGCCGGGCATGACCGGCATCGACCTCACACGCGAGCTCACGCGCGGCGGCTATGCCGGCAAGATTGTGATTCTGACCAACATGAATTCTGACAGCCTCATTCTCGAAGCGATTGAAAACGGCGCAGTGGGCTATGTGCTCAAATCAGACAGGCGCGAGCTCAAGTCGATCATCGAAACCGTTTTAGCAGGGGGAGCTATACTCACCCCAACGATTGCGCTGAGGGTCATGACGGCGCTCAAATCGCAACGGCATGAATCGCCCGATTTCGGGCTTTCTGAAAGATTGCAACAGGTGCTCGACCTGATGGTCGCCGGCAAAACTATACCGCAGGTCGCGAAGGCACTGCGGCTCAGCGCCACGACGGTGCACGGTTACGTGAAAGACATTTACAAAAAGCTCAATGTGCATAACCGCGCCGAGCTGGTCGGCCGCGTTCACAATAGGGGTTGA
- a CDS encoding TetR/AcrR family transcriptional regulator, which yields MQAAARDLKRDSILIAAIEVFIEEGYDLASMDRIAERADASKRTVYNYFASKELLLQAVLQKVNADCKATPRITYNPKASLESQLAAFVEQKLMNLANPQWVGMMRVLFGILGRNDKLTQQVIGSVHDPDGSVIPFLKAACKDKRLKIDNFELASAVFGSLIGGGVWWPQVFFGAPSFAPEAAFRKEIVRTFLARYGTASAK from the coding sequence ATGCAGGCAGCGGCCCGTGACCTGAAGCGCGACTCTATCCTCATTGCTGCTATCGAAGTTTTCATCGAAGAGGGTTATGACCTCGCCAGCATGGACCGCATCGCCGAACGCGCCGATGCTTCGAAGCGCACGGTATATAACTACTTTGCCAGTAAAGAGCTGCTGCTACAGGCAGTGCTGCAAAAGGTAAACGCCGACTGCAAGGCAACGCCGCGCATCACCTACAACCCGAAGGCGAGCCTTGAGTCACAGCTTGCGGCTTTCGTTGAACAAAAACTCATGAACCTGGCAAACCCGCAATGGGTTGGCATGATGCGCGTGCTGTTCGGAATTCTCGGCCGCAATGACAAGCTGACGCAACAGGTAATTGGCAGCGTGCATGACCCTGACGGCAGCGTGATACCTTTCTTAAAGGCCGCATGCAAAGACAAGCGGCTCAAGATCGACAACTTCGAGCTCGCCTCGGCAGTCTTCGGCTCTCTAATCGGTGGCGGCGTTTGGTGGCCACAGGTATTCTTTGGCGCGCCGAGCTTTGCCCCCGAAGCTGCGTTCAGAAAAGAAATCGTGCGCACATTTCTGGCCCGATACGGTACTGCCTCGGCAAAATAA
- a CDS encoding DUF2306 domain-containing protein produces MYSATKQPGLRDRYIIVGLIILSLVPSLAGIVRVVSLAGGETINADNERFHAAPLPVILHIAASLFYCLAGAFQFAPGFRAKHGNWHRQSGRFIAAAGLVSAITGLVMTLTYSAAANDGPALFYNRLIIAPAMVVCLLAGVYAVMKKNLQSHGAFMLRAYALGQGAGTQVFTHIGYMLLVATPTGHSRDAMMALGWLINIVIAEWIIWRRRRRGLGSIG; encoded by the coding sequence ATGTATTCAGCGACGAAACAACCAGGCCTGCGCGACAGGTATATAATTGTGGGGCTTATCATCTTGAGCCTTGTGCCGTCTCTGGCTGGTATTGTTCGTGTGGTGTCGCTTGCCGGTGGCGAAACAATCAATGCCGACAATGAGCGGTTTCACGCAGCGCCGCTGCCGGTTATTTTGCATATCGCGGCCTCGCTGTTCTATTGTCTGGCGGGGGCTTTTCAGTTTGCGCCGGGCTTTCGCGCGAAACACGGCAACTGGCATAGGCAGAGCGGCAGATTCATCGCCGCAGCGGGCCTTGTTTCGGCAATCACGGGGCTCGTCATGACGCTCACATATTCCGCGGCGGCGAACGACGGCCCCGCGCTGTTCTATAACCGCTTGATCATAGCGCCCGCAATGGTGGTGTGCCTGCTTGCGGGTGTTTATGCGGTCATGAAGAAAAATCTGCAGAGCCATGGCGCATTTATGCTGCGCGCCTATGCATTGGGGCAGGGGGCGGGCACGCAGGTTTTTACTCACATTGGCTACATGCTGCTTGTTGCAACACCCACAGGCCACAGCCGCGACGCGATGATGGCGCTGGGGTGGCTTATCAATATCGTAATTGCAGAGTGGATAATCTGGCGCCGCAGACGGCGCGGCCTGGGCAGCATCGGTTGA
- a CDS encoding phosphatase PAP2 family protein, protein MKFPDTDDLAALWQNTKIGFIVLLVAFPPYVIVNHLFYDRPAVNLAIAADYWLPFNHTWILVYAMVYVFLFLPVFIVRDKFSFYYVAKGYLMVNFISVAIFIVMPARYPRPEILTQSEFLWWGTALNYLLDKPVNCFPSLHVANAFFASMIAYHYRPRVGIIAWFMAALVSISTLYMKQHFIADIVMGFGLSFAIYRLYFKRRAYLHGNQKPLPEYLSLGVLVIYLGFVVSMYVLFKAGVQLPLDKIVL, encoded by the coding sequence ATGAAATTTCCAGATACAGATGACCTCGCCGCGCTGTGGCAAAATACCAAAATAGGATTTATCGTTTTACTGGTAGCTTTTCCCCCTTATGTGATCGTCAACCACCTGTTCTACGACCGGCCCGCTGTTAACCTGGCAATCGCCGCCGACTACTGGCTGCCCTTCAACCACACCTGGATTCTCGTCTACGCGATGGTCTATGTCTTTTTATTTCTACCCGTATTCATCGTGCGCGACAAGTTTAGCTTTTATTACGTCGCGAAGGGTTACCTCATGGTGAATTTCATTTCGGTCGCCATCTTTATTGTGATGCCGGCGCGCTACCCAAGACCTGAAATTCTCACACAATCTGAATTCTTGTGGTGGGGCACGGCGCTCAACTACCTGCTCGACAAACCCGTGAATTGTTTTCCGAGCCTGCACGTGGCGAACGCCTTCTTTGCCTCGATGATCGCATACCATTACCGGCCGCGGGTCGGCATCATCGCATGGTTCATGGCGGCGCTCGTTTCTATTTCAACGCTTTACATGAAGCAACATTTTATTGCCGATATCGTCATGGGCTTCGGGCTCTCGTTTGCGATCTACCGCCTCTACTTCAAGCGACGGGCATACCTGCACGGCAACCAGAAGCCGTTACCCGAATATCTGAGTCTCGGCGTCTTGGTGATCTATCTCGGCTTTGTCGTATCGATGTATGTGCTGTTTAAGGCAGGCGTGCAATTGCCGCTAGATAAGATAGTACTGTAA
- a CDS encoding citrate synthase produces MGQTAKLIFEGKEYELPVVKGTENELAIDISKLRALSGLVTLDDGFVNTGSTLSGITFLDGEEGILRYRGYDIAELAEKSTFLEVAYLLIYGDLPRKPEFDAFRESITRHTMIHEDLKRLYDGFPKDSHPMATLGSMINTLSGFYTKEASDPLDPVGRELSIHRLLAKSPTIAAFSHKKSIGHPFMYPNNSLSYVANFIQMMFSVPAERYEVDPVVERALDLLLILHADHEQNCSTSTVRLVGSSRANVFAAISSGVNALWGPLHGGANQAVIEMLQHIQSEGGNIKKFVEMAKDKNSSFRLMGFGHRVYKNFDPRAKIIKKTCNEVLQKLGVKDSLLEIAMQLEEAALKDEYFVERKLYPNVDFYSGIIYRAIGIPTEMFTVMFALGRMPGWIAQWKEMIENPSAKIGRPRQIYNGSTVRPFVPAEKRG; encoded by the coding sequence ATGGGACAGACTGCTAAACTGATCTTCGAAGGCAAAGAGTACGAACTGCCCGTCGTTAAGGGTACCGAAAACGAACTCGCGATCGACATTTCAAAATTGCGCGCGCTATCGGGGTTAGTGACCCTCGACGACGGCTTTGTCAACACCGGCTCAACTCTGAGCGGTATCACATTTCTAGACGGCGAAGAAGGTATTCTGCGCTACCGTGGTTATGACATCGCCGAGCTCGCAGAAAAGTCAACGTTTCTCGAAGTTGCATATCTTCTCATCTATGGCGATCTGCCGCGTAAACCCGAGTTCGACGCATTTCGCGAGTCGATTACGCGCCACACGATGATCCATGAAGACCTCAAGCGTCTTTACGATGGTTTCCCCAAAGATTCGCATCCGATGGCGACACTCGGCTCGATGATCAACACACTCTCAGGGTTTTATACTAAAGAAGCGAGTGACCCGCTCGACCCGGTCGGTCGCGAGCTTTCGATTCACCGCCTGCTCGCAAAGTCGCCGACGATTGCGGCATTCTCGCACAAGAAGTCGATCGGGCATCCGTTTATGTACCCGAATAACTCGCTCAGCTATGTGGCTAACTTCATACAGATGATGTTTTCGGTGCCTGCAGAACGTTACGAAGTTGACCCCGTCGTCGAGCGTGCCCTCGATCTGTTGCTGATTCTGCATGCCGACCATGAGCAGAACTGCTCTACATCCACCGTGCGGCTTGTCGGCTCGTCGCGCGCGAATGTCTTCGCGGCAATTTCGAGCGGCGTCAATGCGCTCTGGGGGCCGCTGCATGGCGGCGCGAACCAGGCGGTTATCGAAATGCTGCAGCACATTCAGTCTGAAGGCGGCAACATCAAAAAATTCGTCGAGATGGCGAAAGACAAGAACTCGTCGTTTCGCCTCATGGGTTTTGGCCACCGCGTTTATAAGAACTTCGACCCGCGCGCGAAAATTATCAAGAAGACGTGCAACGAAGTTCTGCAAAAGCTGGGCGTTAAAGATTCGCTGCTCGAAATCGCGATGCAGCTTGAAGAGGCCGCGCTGAAAGACGAGTATTTCGTCGAGCGTAAGCTCTACCCAAATGTAGATTTCTACAGTGGAATAATCTATCGTGCCATCGGCATACCGACTGAGATGTTCACGGTCATGTTTGCCCTGGGTCGTATGCCCGGCTGGATAGCGCAGTGGAAAGAGATGATCGAAAATCCGTCGGCGAAAATTGGCCGACCGCGGCAAATCTACAACGGCAGTACGGTCAGACCGTTTGTGCCGGCAGAGAAAAGAGGCTAA
- a CDS encoding phasin-related domain-containing protein encodes MEQQIQQIVNFAIGTVKGLGDAAKSTLTTLEAEVKTLVDKGAAASDENAQKIRANANELVSRVTTIVNDAVNNLNEVTAQAQKLVQDTIAKVKPADK; translated from the coding sequence ATGGAACAACAAATTCAACAAATTGTTAATTTCGCAATCGGTACTGTAAAAGGTCTCGGTGACGCGGCAAAGAGCACGCTGACAACGCTCGAAGCAGAAGTTAAAACCCTGGTCGACAAAGGCGCAGCGGCAAGCGACGAAAACGCACAGAAAATTCGCGCGAACGCAAACGAACTCGTGAGCCGCGTGACAACTATCGTCAACGACGCGGTGAACAACCTGAATGAAGTCACTGCACAGGCGCAGAAACTCGTTCAAGACACAATCGCCAAAGTAAAACCTGCTGATAAATAA